One Streptomyces sp. NBC_01237 genomic region harbors:
- the ribH gene encoding 6,7-dimethyl-8-ribityllumazine synthase yields MSGKGAPELSVRNCGDLRVAVIAAQWHEKIMDGLVDGALRALHELGIDEPTLLRVPGSFELPVVAKVLAGRGYDAIVALGVIIRGGTPHFEYVSHGVTAGLTQVTVDTGVPVGFGVLTCDTEEQALDRAGLEGSNEDKGHEAVTAAVATATTLRTVSEPWR; encoded by the coding sequence ATGAGCGGCAAGGGCGCACCCGAACTGTCCGTACGCAACTGCGGTGACCTGCGGGTGGCCGTGATCGCCGCCCAGTGGCACGAGAAGATCATGGACGGACTCGTCGACGGCGCCCTGCGCGCGCTGCACGAGCTGGGCATCGACGAGCCGACCCTGCTCCGGGTCCCCGGCAGCTTCGAGCTTCCCGTCGTCGCCAAGGTCCTCGCGGGCCGCGGCTACGACGCGATCGTCGCCCTCGGCGTGATCATCCGCGGTGGAACCCCGCACTTCGAGTACGTCTCCCACGGGGTCACCGCGGGCCTCACCCAGGTCACCGTCGACACCGGGGTGCCGGTCGGATTCGGCGTCCTGACCTGTGACACCGAGGAGCAGGCGCTGGACCGGGCCGGTCTCGAAGGGTCCAACGAGGACAAGGGCCACGAAGCGGTCACCGCGGCCGTCGCCACCGCCACCACACTGCGCACCGTCAGTGAACCCTGGCGCTGA
- a CDS encoding bifunctional 3,4-dihydroxy-2-butanone-4-phosphate synthase/GTP cyclohydrolase II — protein sequence MTAQPTWLHRNHDPLVENLSLDPVEQAIRDIAAGRPVVVVDDEDRENEGDLVIAAEKATPELVAFMMSECRGLICAPMESDELERLELPQMVEHNTESMKTAFTVSVDAGAVHGVTTGISAADRATTLRLLAGGVAGPGDFVRPGHVFPLRARSGGVLVRNGHTEAAVDLARLAGLRPAGAIVEIAGEDGVMLRLPELVPFARKHGLTIISIEDLIAYRRSAEPTVRREAEVRLPTAFGEFTAYGYRSTVDGVEHVALVHGDIGDGEDVLVRIHSECLTGDIFQSQRCDCGPQLHAAMERVTARGRGVVVYLRGHEGRGIGLLSKLRAYELQERGADTLDANLELGLPADARDYAAGAQILADLGVGSLRLMTNNPDKTAAVLRYGLAVTGREPMPIQAGEHNLRYLRTKRDRMGHDLPWLDGATASTCSNQ from the coding sequence ATGACTGCCCAGCCCACCTGGTTGCACCGGAACCACGACCCCCTCGTCGAGAACCTCTCCCTCGACCCCGTCGAGCAGGCCATCCGCGACATCGCGGCCGGCCGGCCCGTCGTCGTCGTGGACGACGAGGACCGCGAGAACGAGGGCGACCTCGTCATCGCCGCCGAGAAGGCGACCCCCGAGCTCGTCGCGTTCATGATGAGCGAATGCCGCGGGCTGATCTGCGCGCCCATGGAGAGCGACGAGCTGGAACGGCTCGAACTGCCGCAGATGGTCGAGCACAACACCGAGTCGATGAAGACCGCCTTCACCGTCTCCGTCGACGCCGGTGCCGTCCACGGCGTGACCACCGGCATCTCCGCCGCCGACCGCGCCACCACGCTGCGGCTGCTGGCGGGCGGCGTGGCCGGACCCGGCGACTTCGTCCGCCCCGGCCATGTCTTCCCGCTGCGGGCCCGCTCCGGCGGAGTCCTCGTACGCAACGGCCACACCGAGGCCGCCGTCGACCTGGCCCGGCTCGCCGGACTGCGGCCCGCCGGGGCGATCGTGGAGATCGCGGGCGAGGACGGTGTGATGCTGCGACTGCCCGAACTGGTCCCCTTCGCCCGCAAGCACGGCCTGACGATCATCTCCATCGAGGACCTGATCGCCTACCGGCGCAGCGCCGAACCGACCGTCCGCCGCGAGGCCGAGGTCCGGCTGCCGACCGCGTTCGGCGAGTTCACCGCGTACGGCTACCGCTCCACCGTCGACGGGGTGGAGCATGTGGCGCTCGTCCACGGGGACATCGGCGACGGCGAGGACGTCCTCGTACGGATCCACTCGGAGTGCCTGACCGGCGACATCTTCCAGTCCCAGCGGTGCGACTGCGGCCCCCAGCTGCACGCCGCCATGGAGCGCGTCACCGCGCGGGGCCGCGGCGTCGTCGTCTATCTGCGCGGCCACGAGGGCCGCGGCATCGGACTGCTCTCCAAGCTGCGCGCGTACGAACTCCAGGAGCGCGGGGCCGACACCCTCGACGCCAATCTGGAGCTCGGTCTGCCCGCCGACGCCCGCGACTACGCGGCGGGCGCCCAGATCCTCGCGGACCTCGGGGTCGGCAGTCTCCGGCTGATGACCAACAACCCCGACAAGACCGCCGCGGTGCTGCGGTACGGGCTCGCCGTCACCGGCCGGGAACCCATGCCGATCCAGGCCGGGGAGCACAATCTGCGATACCTGCGCACCAAGCGCGACCGCATGGGCCACGACCTGCCCTGGCTCGACGGCGCCACCGCGTCGACGTGCAGCAACCAGTGA
- a CDS encoding nicotinamide mononucleotide transporter family protein, whose product MSALTWLNSEAFTVLGQHIIWSDMLGNTIGLAALTLGWLRSIWTWPAQLLSGVVLVAANVSVHQAGSVGKQLVVIAVAVWGWQQWTRGRQQAQDGSIAVRFATWRERGLLVGGAAVGTLAVGGLFTAFPSLSWSPWADAYIFAGTLVAMLAQARGMVEFWFAWLLVDLVGVPLNFHSGLAFSGLIYVVYGALVLWGMRDWWLRTRSPALEGATA is encoded by the coding sequence ATGAGCGCGCTGACCTGGCTGAACTCGGAGGCGTTCACCGTCCTGGGGCAGCACATCATCTGGTCCGACATGCTCGGCAACACGATCGGTCTGGCGGCGCTCACCCTGGGCTGGCTCCGTTCCATCTGGACCTGGCCCGCCCAGCTCCTCTCCGGCGTCGTCCTGGTCGCGGCCAATGTCTCCGTGCACCAGGCGGGCAGCGTCGGCAAACAGCTGGTCGTCATCGCCGTCGCCGTCTGGGGCTGGCAGCAGTGGACCCGCGGCAGGCAGCAGGCCCAGGACGGCAGCATCGCCGTACGGTTCGCCACCTGGCGCGAGCGCGGCCTGCTGGTCGGCGGCGCGGCGGTCGGCACCCTGGCCGTCGGCGGTCTCTTCACGGCGTTCCCGTCCCTGTCCTGGAGCCCCTGGGCGGACGCCTACATCTTCGCGGGCACGCTCGTCGCGATGCTCGCCCAGGCGCGCGGCATGGTCGAGTTCTGGTTCGCCTGGCTCCTCGTGGACCTGGTCGGCGTCCCGCTCAATTTCCACAGCGGGCTCGCCTTCTCCGGTCTCATCTACGTCGTCTACGGGGCCCTCGTCCTGTGGGGCATGCGCGACTGGTGGCTGCGCACGCGGTCACCCGCTCTGGAAGGAGCCACGGCATGA
- a CDS encoding riboflavin synthase, whose product MFTGIVEELGEVTAVEKLDDASRFRLRGPVVTEGAKHGDSIAVNGVCLTVVDLGEHEFTADVMAETLDRSSLGALTTGSRVNLERPMALGGRLGGHIVQGHVDGTGRIVERRISENWEIVKVSLPAELARYVVEKGSITVDGVSLTVVDAGPDYFTISLIPTTLALTTLGIKQPGDPVNLEVDVIAKYVERLLGADAIPGAAPGAARGVVPEPGEPVT is encoded by the coding sequence GTGTTCACCGGAATTGTCGAAGAACTGGGTGAGGTCACTGCCGTCGAGAAGCTCGACGACGCCTCCCGCTTCCGACTGCGCGGCCCCGTCGTCACCGAAGGCGCCAAACACGGCGACTCCATCGCCGTCAACGGGGTCTGCCTCACCGTCGTGGACCTCGGCGAGCACGAGTTCACCGCGGACGTGATGGCGGAGACGCTCGACCGCTCCAGCCTGGGCGCCCTCACGACCGGCTCCCGGGTCAACCTGGAGCGGCCCATGGCCCTCGGCGGCCGGCTCGGCGGACACATCGTCCAGGGCCACGTCGACGGCACCGGCCGCATCGTGGAGCGCAGGATCTCCGAGAACTGGGAGATCGTGAAGGTCTCCCTGCCCGCGGAGCTGGCCCGCTACGTGGTGGAGAAGGGCTCCATCACCGTCGACGGCGTGAGCCTGACCGTCGTGGACGCCGGGCCCGACTACTTCACCATCAGCCTCATCCCCACCACCCTCGCCCTGACCACGCTCGGCATCAAGCAGCCCGGCGACCCGGTCAACCTCGAAGTGGACGTGATCGCGAAGTACGTCGAGCGGCTGCTCGGTGCCGATGCGATCCCGGGTGCCGCCCCCGGCGCTGCCCGGGGTGTGGTGCCGGAGCCCGGGGAGCCGGTGACATGA
- the ribD gene encoding bifunctional diaminohydroxyphosphoribosylaminopyrimidine deaminase/5-amino-6-(5-phosphoribosylamino)uracil reductase RibD produces the protein MATAADITAMRRAIALAARGLGSTSPNPVVGCVITDASGERAGEGFHQRAGGPHAEIHALRAAGERARGGTAYVTLEPCNHTGRTGPCAQALLHAGISRVVYAVGDPNPQATGGADTLRRAGIQVEQGLLADEAETGNAAWLTSVRLGRPYVLWKYAATLDGRVAAADATSRWITSPEARADVHRLRAEADAVVVGSGTARADDPQLAVRGIEGATQPLRVVVDTGATAVKPGARVLDATAPTLIAVADDAPAAHLPDAAVLRLPRAASGRGLDLPALLAALHGRGVRSVLLEGGPTLAGAFVAAGAVDKVVGYLAPVLLGAGPAALADAGIPTLARALRLDVTETVTLGPDLRITAVPVTARKGN, from the coding sequence GTGGCCACCGCAGCCGATATCACCGCCATGCGCCGAGCGATCGCGCTCGCAGCCCGCGGGCTCGGCTCCACCAGCCCCAATCCGGTCGTCGGATGCGTGATCACCGACGCCTCCGGAGAGCGGGCCGGAGAAGGCTTCCACCAGCGCGCCGGAGGGCCGCACGCCGAGATACACGCGCTGCGTGCCGCCGGTGAGCGGGCCCGGGGCGGTACCGCCTACGTCACCCTCGAACCCTGTAACCACACCGGACGCACCGGCCCCTGCGCCCAGGCGCTCCTGCACGCCGGGATCAGCCGGGTCGTGTACGCGGTCGGCGACCCGAATCCGCAGGCCACCGGCGGCGCGGACACCCTGCGCCGGGCCGGGATCCAGGTCGAGCAGGGGCTCCTCGCCGACGAGGCCGAGACGGGCAACGCCGCCTGGCTGACCTCGGTGCGCCTCGGCCGCCCGTACGTCCTCTGGAAGTACGCGGCGACGCTCGACGGCCGGGTCGCGGCCGCCGACGCCACCAGCCGCTGGATCACCTCGCCCGAGGCCCGCGCCGACGTCCACCGGCTGCGTGCCGAGGCCGACGCCGTCGTGGTCGGTTCCGGCACCGCCCGTGCCGACGACCCCCAGCTGGCAGTACGCGGCATCGAGGGCGCCACCCAGCCGCTGCGGGTGGTCGTCGACACCGGCGCGACGGCCGTCAAGCCCGGCGCCCGCGTCCTCGACGCGACCGCGCCCACCCTGATCGCGGTCGCCGACGACGCACCCGCCGCCCATCTCCCCGACGCGGCCGTCCTGCGGCTGCCGCGGGCCGCCTCCGGCCGGGGCCTGGACCTGCCGGCCCTGCTCGCCGCCCTCCATGGGCGGGGCGTGCGCTCCGTGCTCCTCGAAGGCGGGCCGACCCTGGCCGGTGCCTTCGTCGCCGCCGGAGCGGTCGACAAGGTCGTCGGCTATCTCGCCCCCGTTCTGCTCGGCGCGGGCCCCGCCGCCCTCGCCGACGCCGGAATCCCCACACTTGCGCGGGCGTTGCGCCTCGATGTGACCGAGACCGTCACTCTCGGCCCCGATCTGCGCATCACCGCCGTCCCCGTCACTGCTCGGAAGGGAAACTGA
- a CDS encoding SDR family oxidoreductase, translating to MTTILVTGGTGTLGRQVTARLRDAGQDVRVLSRRSPSYAVDLRDGRGLDAALDGVDAIVHCATSPRGGDDRAAGHLIGAARRAGVPHLVDISIVGVDRIPLGYYTVKHRVERMIEESGLGWTILRATQFHDLVLGILSAAARLPVLPVPAGVSVQPIDSGEVAERLATLALGAPAGRVPEMGGPEVRELADLARVHLGATGRKRRVVPVRLAGRAYAGYRRGDHLTPERAVGTGTFEEFLARRYHRPV from the coding sequence ATGACGACGATTCTGGTGACCGGCGGTACCGGAACACTCGGCCGGCAGGTCACCGCGCGACTGCGCGACGCCGGACAGGACGTACGGGTACTGAGCCGCCGCTCCCCTTCGTACGCCGTCGATCTGCGCGACGGCAGAGGGCTGGACGCCGCACTCGACGGGGTGGACGCGATCGTGCACTGCGCCACGTCGCCGCGGGGCGGGGACGACAGGGCGGCCGGGCATCTCATCGGGGCCGCGCGGCGGGCGGGCGTGCCCCATCTGGTCGATATCTCGATCGTCGGTGTGGACCGGATCCCGCTCGGTTACTACACCGTCAAGCATCGGGTCGAACGGATGATCGAGGAATCGGGTCTCGGCTGGACGATCCTGCGGGCCACACAGTTCCACGACCTGGTCCTCGGCATCCTCTCCGCGGCGGCCAGGCTGCCCGTGCTGCCGGTGCCCGCGGGGGTGTCGGTCCAGCCCATCGACAGCGGCGAGGTCGCGGAGCGGCTGGCCACGCTGGCGCTCGGTGCCCCGGCGGGACGGGTGCCGGAGATGGGCGGCCCCGAGGTCCGGGAACTGGCCGACCTGGCCCGCGTCCACCTCGGGGCGACCGGCCGCAAGCGGCGCGTGGTGCCCGTGCGGCTGGCGGGCAGGGCGTACGCCGGGTACCGGCGCGGCGATCACCTGACACCCGAACGGGCCGTGGGGACCGGGACGTTCGAGGAGTTCCTCGCGAGGAGGTACCACCGCCCGGTGTGA
- a CDS encoding ROK family transcriptional regulator — protein MPASPSTARAINDRLALRLLQQDGPLTATQLKTLTGLSRPTVADLVERLRDAGLIQVVGESGAQRRGPNARLYGIVADRAHLAALDVRTGSVAVVVADLLGATLAEATMPIGSDTGTEPAVEQAVALLERTAREAGTAPLHSVGIGAPGLIDPVTGELRDTSGLPAWHRGLVRVLQRRLPATVLVENETNLAAVAEHRVGAARDRDTFVLLWLGHGIGAAVMLDGKLRRGASGGAGEIGFLPVPGTAGIPSDVSCDGGFHSLVGSAAICELAADHGIKVPPYARAGDGEPDAAAAVRAALAPGAEGGPFLNALADRLALGAAAVASVLDPGCVVLSGEVGHAGGAGLADRVEERLARMSPLRTEVRAGSLGGAAVLRGALLTAREAAQDALFAPGG, from the coding sequence ATGCCCGCTTCACCGAGCACCGCTCGGGCCATCAACGACCGGCTCGCCCTGCGACTGCTCCAGCAGGACGGCCCGCTGACGGCCACGCAGCTGAAGACGTTGACCGGCCTCTCCCGCCCCACGGTCGCCGACCTGGTCGAGCGATTGCGGGACGCCGGCCTGATCCAGGTCGTCGGCGAGAGCGGCGCCCAGCGCCGGGGCCCCAACGCCCGGCTGTACGGGATCGTCGCCGACCGCGCCCACCTCGCGGCCCTCGACGTGCGCACCGGCAGCGTCGCCGTGGTCGTCGCCGACCTGCTGGGAGCCACGCTCGCCGAGGCGACCATGCCCATCGGCAGCGACACCGGCACGGAACCCGCGGTCGAGCAGGCCGTCGCCCTCCTCGAACGCACCGCTCGCGAGGCCGGGACCGCCCCCCTGCACAGCGTCGGCATCGGCGCCCCCGGGCTGATCGACCCGGTCACCGGCGAACTGCGCGACACCAGCGGCCTGCCCGCCTGGCACCGCGGCCTGGTCCGGGTGCTTCAGCGGCGGCTGCCCGCGACCGTCCTGGTGGAGAACGAGACCAATCTGGCGGCCGTCGCCGAGCACCGGGTCGGCGCCGCGCGCGACCGCGACACCTTCGTCCTGCTCTGGCTCGGACACGGCATCGGCGCCGCCGTGATGCTGGACGGGAAGCTGCGCCGGGGGGCCTCGGGCGGTGCGGGGGAGATCGGGTTCCTGCCCGTGCCCGGCACGGCGGGGATTCCCTCGGACGTCAGCTGCGACGGGGGCTTCCACTCCCTGGTGGGCTCGGCGGCCATCTGCGAACTGGCCGCCGACCACGGCATCAAGGTGCCTCCGTACGCGCGGGCGGGAGACGGGGAACCGGACGCCGCCGCCGCCGTCCGGGCGGCGCTCGCACCGGGGGCGGAGGGCGGCCCGTTCCTGAACGCCCTCGCCGACCGTCTGGCGCTCGGCGCCGCCGCCGTGGCCTCGGTGCTCGACCCGGGCTGCGTGGTCCTGTCGGGCGAGGTCGGTCATGCGGGCGGTGCCGGGCTCGCCGACCGGGTCGAGGAACGGCTGGCCAGGATGTCGCCGCTGCGCACCGAGGTCCGCGCCGGATCACTCGGCGGCGCCGCCGTGCTGCGCGGCGCGCTGCTCACGGCGCGCGAGGCGGCCCAGGACGCGCTGTTCGCCCCCGGCGGCTGA
- a CDS encoding MFS transporter, with product MTTDSTVTGFGTERVGRARIAIATVFTVHGAVTGSFATRVPWIQDHAGVSAGQLGLALAFPAIGASLAMPLAGRISHRFGTRTALRWLLMLWTLALVLPAMAPSLLTLCTALFVYGATAGMSDVAMNALGVEVENRLNKSIMSGLHGMWSVGALTGSAAGTVAAHLGTDARLHHTMAAAVLTVLGLIACQGVLDLRSEPDEDPPPRFTLPPRSALIIGAIGFCAVFAEGASMDWSAVYLRDIMGSSAGLAAASTTAFALTMAVARIAGDRIVDRFGAVRTVRVGGALATAGGLLVVLSPDPAVALCGFGLLGLGVAVVVPLAFAAAGRSGPNPSQAIAGVATITYTSGLIAPSAIGSLAEATSLVVSFGLVTVLAFGLVLGAGVLRAGDRKVTGPAGPDTAPAKSGAEPSGS from the coding sequence ATGACAACGGATTCCACAGTGACGGGCTTCGGCACGGAACGGGTCGGGCGGGCCAGGATCGCCATCGCCACCGTCTTCACGGTGCACGGGGCGGTGACCGGCAGCTTCGCGACCCGGGTGCCCTGGATCCAGGACCACGCCGGGGTCAGCGCCGGTCAGCTCGGTCTCGCACTTGCCTTCCCCGCGATCGGCGCCTCGCTCGCCATGCCGCTGGCCGGGCGGATCAGTCACCGTTTCGGCACCAGAACCGCGCTGCGCTGGCTGCTCATGCTGTGGACGCTCGCCCTGGTGCTGCCCGCGATGGCGCCGAGCCTGCTGACGCTCTGCACGGCGCTCTTCGTGTACGGGGCGACGGCCGGGATGTCCGACGTGGCGATGAACGCACTGGGCGTCGAGGTGGAGAACCGGCTCAACAAGTCGATCATGTCCGGCCTGCACGGGATGTGGAGCGTGGGCGCACTGACGGGTTCGGCGGCCGGAACGGTCGCCGCCCATCTCGGCACCGACGCGCGGCTGCATCACACGATGGCCGCCGCCGTCCTCACCGTACTGGGGCTGATCGCCTGTCAGGGGGTGCTCGACCTGCGCAGCGAGCCGGACGAGGACCCGCCGCCGCGCTTCACCCTGCCGCCCAGGTCCGCCCTGATCATCGGCGCGATCGGGTTCTGCGCGGTGTTCGCCGAAGGTGCCAGCATGGACTGGTCGGCGGTCTATCTCCGGGACATCATGGGCAGTTCCGCGGGTCTGGCGGCCGCGTCCACCACGGCGTTCGCGCTGACGATGGCGGTGGCCCGGATCGCCGGTGACCGGATCGTCGACCGGTTCGGGGCGGTCCGTACCGTGCGGGTCGGGGGCGCGCTGGCGACCGCCGGCGGTCTGCTGGTCGTGCTGTCGCCCGACCCGGCGGTGGCGCTGTGCGGCTTCGGACTGCTGGGCCTCGGTGTGGCCGTCGTGGTCCCGCTCGCCTTCGCCGCGGCCGGGCGCAGCGGACCGAACCCGAGCCAGGCCATCGCGGGCGTGGCCACCATCACGTACACCTCGGGGCTGATCGCCCCGTCGGCGATCGGCTCGCTGGCCGAGGCCACCTCACTGGTCGTGTCGTTCGGCCTGGTGACGGTGCTGGCGTTCGGTCTGGTGCTGGGGGCCGGGGTGCTGCGGGCGGGCGACCGCAAGGTCACCGGCCCGGCCGGCCCGGACACCGCGCCGGCGAAGAGCGGGGCGGAACCGAGCGGGAGCTGA